GGTGGTTTGCTCGGCACCCCGCACTTTGGAAGCCACCAGCACTCGCACCACCCGCTCCCCCAGGTTTTCAATTCCCAAATGCAAATGGGCATCACAGAGGGAACTGATGCGCACCAGAAGGCTTTCACTGAAGGCGTGGGAGTGGGCAGCCACGACGATGCTGGTTCCGTCATTGCAGATGCTTTTACATTCCTCAAAGAAGGCGATGACCTCCTCGGGGGCGGAGTGAACGACGAAGGAGGTGATGGAATCTATGGCCACCAGGTCCCTTTTCCGCTGGGCGCGGAGAGCGGTGAGGAGGTCTTGGAGGGTGCGCTCCCAGCGAATCTTGCCCTGCATGGCTTTGATGGGGTAAACCTTCAGTTTCCCCAAGAGAAGGTAGTCCGTAACATCTTGATTGAGGCTTTGCATCTGACGCACCAGGCTCTTGACCGTGTTCTCCGTGGTCAGCAGGGTAACGGTGAAGCCCCCTTTGAGGGAGCCCCAAAGCATCTGCTGGATGAGCACCGACTTGCCCGAATCCGATTGCCCCTCCACCAGCACGAGCGAGCCGGTGGGAATGCCCCCGCCTAACTTCTTATCTATCTCCGGGTTACCAGTGGAGATGATGCGTTGGCCTTTGAGTGCGGTGGGTGCCATTAGCAGCCTCCTTGGGCAACGGTGTGGTGCGCGGCGTGCACACCCTGCCAGGGGATTTTGAAGTGTCGTCCCCTAGCATAGGGGGTGTAGGCACGCATATCGGACGGCGACTGCCACCTCCCATTAGTCGCAGCGCGGGTCTATCCCGGTGAAGAAGGTGGACACCGCCACCCCGTTGGCAGTCGCCACGACGACCTGGTTGGCGCTGGTAGTGTTTGCACTTGGGGACAAACGGAACTGCAGCTTCACCTCCTCTAGGGGGTCCAAAAGGGTGGGTTGAAAACGCTCGGGGATAGCGTTCTCCTGGTGGATGTAGATGCCCTCCACCGTCCACTGGTTGTTGCCAAGATAGGGGCCGGGGGTATAAACCAAGCGCTTTTGGTGGTAGGTGCCGGCGGTGTCGTAATACTGTACGAACACATCCCATCGGGGGAAGTGGAAGAGGGGCACCTCCCCCGTGTTCTTCAGCACCACATATACCTGGTGCCCCGTGCTGGAGGTGCATACCGCCCCCAGCCGGCTCCGCACGGTCTGGGCCATACGGGTCTGTTCCCTTTCCCAAGCATCGGCCAGTCGGTGCAGAGAGGCGAGGGCACTGTGGCCCACAAAGGCCACGCTGGCCAGCAGAAGGGCGATGCTGACCAGGCTTGTTATGGCGCTGACCATGCCGCACGGCCCCTAGTAGCTGAACCATTGCTCCGCGTGGGCTCCTGTGGGCGTGATGACCTTGACCAAATATGTGCCCGAGGGTTGGGGCTCGGCGAAATGAATGGAGATCTTGAGGGTAGCCATGCTTTTCCATTCGGTGTCGTTTTCCAGGGTGTAGGACCAGCTGGGGAATGCCCCGCCCGCATCGCCCACATAGGGGACGCGCAGGAAGGAGCCGGGCCTGCCGTAGAACACATCCACGTCGGTGATGCCCAGAATGCGACTACTCCCCACATTCTTCACCCAGAGCGTTACATCAAAGAGGCCGTCGCCGTCGGTGTCCTGCCACGTGCCGCCGGAGTCCAGTTCCCCTGTGGCGAACACAATGCTGATGTGGGTTTCAATGCGCTCGTTCATCTGTTGCGCCACATTGATGATGGCGTTGCCTCCCCGCACAACCGCAGGGTACACACTACGCATCACCACTAAGGTGGCAATGACGCCAGCAATGATCAGCAGAACAGTGCTGATGGCTTTGTCCATGCCTTATTGCTCCAGGCGACGCCATCACGGTGATGCCTCACAGAAGGCCCTCTAGCACAGCACATGCCCTGGCTCCAGGCGTGTCCATCCGTGGGGGAACGCCTTCTGGTAGGTGCGTAGGTTCTCCACAGCCACCTGTGCCAAGGCGCGATAGCGCGCAGGATGGCTGCGCAGGTAGTGCTGCAGAACATCCACCGGGATGGCGACGGCCTGCACGTCCCCGAGGGCTGTTACGGTGGCCGGATGAGGAGCACCGTCCACCAGGGAAAGGAGGCCGATGTCGGCTCCGGGTCCCAAGAAATGTACAAAAGCCCAGAAGTCTCGGGAGCCGGGCACGGGCACCTCCATCACGGCGGCGGCTCTGCCTTCGGTCAGGAAGAGCACAGCATCCACAGGGCTACCTTGCTGCACCACAACGGTCTCCATAGGGCAACGCAGCCAGTGGGCGCGGGCCAGCAGATGCTCCAACTCCTTGCTGGAGATGGAGCGCAGGAGCCTATTGGTGCGCAAAACGCGCCATCTGTGCTCCTCGTATGACTGGGAAGGAGAGTGCTGGAGGAAACCGTCGGTGGCCGGCGGTGCGGGACGGGCCTTATGCATCAGCAGTGCTCCTCTGATGACGCTGATTCCAGGATGCCCAGGAGGTAGTTGACAGAAGGAGAGGGCATCCCCTTACCTGTTCCGTCGTTATCCTTCAAAGAGGGGTGGGGAAGTCCTGGGTAGCCGAGAAGGGCAAGACCTACAAGCCCAGTAAGGTAAAGCCTGTGGTGGGGGGATGGCGGAATTGGGCGCAGTTGAACCCAGCCGCCACACTCCCTCTGGTTCTTGCCTGGACGCGGTTAGTGTGCTAAGCTGGCGGTGATGGCCACAACCCCACAATCCTTTTTCGCCCGTCTGGAGTCCTGCGCCCAGGCTCATCGCAGCCTTCTGTGCATCGGCCTAGACCCTGATCCGGCTTCGCTCCCCATACCTGACCTCACGGCCTTTCTGACGGGAGTGATAGAAGCCACTCAAGACCTGGTGGCTGCCTATAAGCCCAACCTGGCCTTTTATGAAGGGCTAGGGGCCGAGGGCTGGAAGGCCTTGGAGGCGGTGCGTCGGGCCATTCCCCCGTCCATACCCGTGATCGCCGATGCCAAGAGGGGGGATATCGCCTCCAGCGCCCGGTGGTATGCCCGTGCCCTCTTTGATGTATGGGGTTTTGACGCCGTTACCGTGAACCCCTACTTGGGCCAGGACAGCGTTGAGCCATTCCTGACATACGCGGATCGGGGCGTGTATCTGCTCTGCCGCACTTCCAATCCCGGTGCCCGAGATCTGCAGGACTTGGTGTTCACCTCGCCGTACGGTGGCGAGAGCCTCCCCCTTTATCAATGGGTTGCGCTATGCGCCCAGGCGTGGAACACCTATGGCAATGTGGGCCTTGTGATGGGGGCCACCTACCCCGAGGAGATGGCCCAGGTGCGTGCCCTCTGTCCTACCCTTCCCTTATTGGTGCCCGGTGTGGGTACCCAGGGCGGACAGGTGGAGCAAGTGGTGCAGAAAGGCTTGGCCATTCACGGTCTGGGGATGATCATCAACGTGTCGCGGGCTGTGCTGTATCCTGGGGGCAGCGGGAGTTCGTGGCAGGAAAGGGTGCGTCAGGCGGCGCAGGCATGGCGGGAACGCATCACTTCTGCTTTGGAAAAAGCAGGGCGGGGGTGGGGGGATGCGCCCTCCCCTTGATATCCGAGTGGGGGATGTGCTGGTGTTGCGCAAACCCCACCCCTGTGGGGGAAGCGCCTGGGAGGTCTACCGAGTGGGGGCGGATATCGGCCTGCGCTGTCAAACCTGTGGGCGGCGGGTGGTGCTCCCTCGTTTTCGGGTGGAGGGTCGGGTGAAACACCTCCTGCGCCCTGCTCCAGGAAAGCCTGTGCCTACCCCGCGTGAGGGTGAAAAAGGGGGTAGTTAGCTAGGGTATCTGGGTGCCAGCAAGGGGGCTTGCATACCACGGGCAAAGGCAGTATACTGCGCCCGATTGCTCCCCGGCAGAGAGGCGGGGAGTGCGGGCACGGTGCGGTTGCCCGGCAAACACCAATGGGGCAGGAGTAGGTCTCGGCCCAACACCCTCAGGAGGAGTAGCGTGCCATTTGCGGACAAGACCCTGACCTGTCGGGACTGCGGGAACCAGTTCGTTTTCACGGCGGGCGAGCAACAGTTTTACCAGGCGCACGGGCTTCTGCACGAGCCGGCCCGCTGTCCCCCCTGCCGGGCGGCGCGCCGGCAGAGCCGCGCCACGAGCGGGAACTCGGTTGAGGGCAACCCCGTGCCCCGTCGCACCTTCCCGGCCATCTGTGCCCAGTGCGGTCAGGAGACCCAGGTGCCCTTCCAACCCCGGCAGGGACGCCCCGTATATTGTAGCTCGTGCTTTGCTAACCTGCGAGGGACGCGCTAGACCCTGTGCCCATTGGGTTAGTAGGGCGTATCCCGCTCCGCCCTTTTGGCCTCCCGCCTGTGGGGCATCCTGGGGCCTAGGGTGTTCTGATGCTGCTTGGTGATGCGGCGGGCTTGGGGTCAGCCTTTTGCTGGGCCTGGGGAGGGGTGATCGGCCGCCTCTTGGCCCGCCGCCTCGGGGTTGTGGCCACCACCGGGTTCCGCTCCACTTTGGCGGCCATTCTCGCCTTCGGGGTCGCCTTCGGGTTGGGACGGGGAGAAGCCCTCCTGCATCTGCCCCTGGTGCCTTTGGCGGTGCTCCTGGGGTCTACCCTAGTCATGCTCATGGGGGAGACGAGCTTCCTCACAGGCCTGAAAGTGGACTATGCCTCCCGAGTGTTTGCCGTCGCCTCCAGCGGGTACATCTTCATCAGCCTGCTCCTGTCGGCTTTCCTCACCCCGGAGCGCCTCCATTGGGCTACTGCCATAGGCGGTGTGCTGGTGGCAGGGGGAATAGGCCTTCTGTTCAGCCCTGGGGAGTTCCGGTCCTTTTTACGCGGCATGCATCTCGGGGGGTTGGGCTATGGGCTAGGTGCGGCGCTCTTTTGGGCCATCGGGAGCCTGGGTGCCAACTGGGCGGTGGACTGGGTGGATGTGTTCCTGGCCCACGCCCTGCGGATGGCCCTCATCGGCCTGCTCCTGGTGCCCTTCTCCGTGCGTCAGCAAGGGTCGTTCTCCCGCCTGCTGGCCGACCGGGTGAGCCTGGGCCTGCTGGGGGCGGGTGCTGTGGCGGCCTATGGCTCGGGCCTGCTTTTCCTGGTGGCCCTGCGCTATACAAGTTTGGGGAATGCGGTGGTGCTCAGTTCCGTAGCGCCCATCTTCGTGGTTCCCATAGCCCGTTGGGTGGGGCGGGAGCGGGTCACCTGGAGGTTGGTGGTGGGGGTGGTAACCACCGTGGTGGGGGTGTGGGTGGCACTGGTACCTGCCCTGTAGGGTCAACCGATGGCACCTACCCGTGCTCCGGTGTAGAATAAAAACAGGGTTTCCAGCGGAGGGGGTATGGCAGGCCATTCCAAGTGGGCACAAATCAAGCATCAGAAGATGGCGGCCGACGCCCGACGGGGCCAGTTATTTACCAAACTCGCCCGGGAGATCACCATCGCCGCCCGCCAAGGAGGCGGGGATGTGCAAACCAACCCCCGCCTACGCCTGGCGGTGGAACGGGCACGGGAAGCCAATATGCCCATGGAAAACATCCAGCGGGCCATCCGTCGGGGCACGGGCCAGGGGGAGGAGCAGACCCGCCTGGAGGAGGTGGTCTACGAGGGGTATGGGCCGGGGGGGATAGCCATCCTGGTGCAGGCGGTAACTGAGAACCGTAACCGCACCGTTTCGGAGATTCGTTCGGTGCTGGAGCGGGGTGGAGGGAAGATGGGGGGCGTGGGGTCGGTCTCCTGGCTCTTTGAGCAGAAGGGTGTGCTGACCCTGGAGGAGCCCAACCCCCGGCGGGCGGAGAGCATCGCCCTGGAGGCCATTGACCTGGGTGCCGAGGACTTCGTTTTGGACGGCAGTTTCCTGGAGGTGCGGTGCCCCCCCGAGCGCTTTGAAGCCCTGCGTAAAGCCCTAGAGGAGAAGGGCATTACCTTCGCCTCGGCCGAGTTGGCCTTGGTGCCCAAGACGACAGTGCCCCTGGACCCCGCCACTAGTGAGCAGGTCGTCCGCCTCCTGGACCGCCTGGAGGACCTGGACGATGTACAAAAGGTCTATACCAATGCCGATTTCCCCAACGAGGTGCTGGAAGGCTACCGTGCGGCCTAGGGGGTGAGGTGTGCGGGTCCTGGGGATTGACCCAGGCACTCTGCGGTTGGGCTATGCCCTGGTGGAGGCCCAGGGGGACACGGTGCGCCTGGAGACCTGCGGTATCCTGACTGCTCCGCGGCGCGCTCCGTTGCCGCGGCGGTTGTCGGCTCTGTATCGTGCCCTGGTGGAGACCACTGAGCGCCTGTCCCCCCATGTGGTGGCGATAGAGGAGCCTTTCGTGCCCCGACGGGAGCAGGCCGTGGCGGTGCGCACCGCCATCGCCGTCGGGCAGGCCCAGGGGATCGCCTTCCTCGCCGCCGATGGTTTGCCGTTAGCCACCTACGCCCCCGCAGTGGTGAAGCAGGTGGTGGCCGGTCACGGGCGGGCTAGCAAGGGCGAAGTGGCCGAAGCGGTGCGGGTGGTGTTGGGATTGTCGGCCTCTCCTGCCTCTCTAGACAGCGTGGATGCCATTGCTATCGCCCTGTGCCATTGCATCCTGGTCCAGGGGCGGGAACGCCTGGGGGTGGCCCCGTGATTCGGGCGGTGCGGGGGAAACTGGAGGCGATCGGTCAGGATACGGTGGTGGTGCAAGTCGGCCCCGTGAGCCTGGAGGTGGGAGTGCCAGCCTCGGTCATTCCCACCCTGGGGCCTGTAGGCTCCGTGGTATGTCTGTACACCACTTTGTTCGTGCGGGACGAACGGCCTGTTCTGTTCGGTTTTCCGACCGAGGAGGGGAGGCGTCTTTTTGAATTGCTTCTAACGGTGAACGGGATTGGCCCGCGCCTGGGGATGGCTCTTCTCGGCCACTTATCCCCCCAGGAGATCAGCCGCGCCATCATACGGGGGGATGTGGATGCCCTGGCGCAAGCCCCCGGCGTGGGACGGAAAACGGCATCCCGCATCGTATTGGAGTTGCGGGAGAGGCTGGCCAAAAGTCTGTCCCCTGTCCCTGTTGACCTCTCTGACCAGCAGGACCTGGTTTCAGCTCTGCTGGCCCTGGGCTATTCCCGTGCGGAGGCCCAGGAGGCTCTGCGGGCCGTTCCCCAAAGCCCGGCCCTTCCCTTGGAGGAGCGTCTCCGCCGTGCCTTGGAGCATCTGGCACACAAGACCTCCTCGTGATAGGCTGGGAACATTGTCCACTGGTATACTGCTTCTAAACAGCAGGGCAGAGCCATGAGTAGCCCGGAACAGCTCCTCGCCTTGTTGGACGACGCGGCCCATCGCGCTGCGTGCGACCCTTCGGGTTTTTGGACACGTATCGCCTCTCTGCCGGACCAGATAGCCCAGGCGCGGGAGGCGGTGGGGGAGGTGGTGCTCTCCCGGGCGGTGCGGGCGAGCACGCGCATTCTGGTGGTGGGGATGGGGGGGTCGGCTATCGGGGGGGATCTTCTAGCCAGCCTGGCGGAGGCGCGCGGGGGGCCCCAGGTGGTGGTGTGGCGGGACTTCGGCCTGCCCGCGTGGGTGGACCAGCACACCCTTGTGGTCATCAGCACTTATTCCGGGGAGACGGCCGAGACCCTTTCTGCCTTCCAGAAGGCTTTGGGCAAGGGTCTGCCTATCGTGGTGATCACCTCAGGGGGGCGGGCAGCCCAGTGGGCGGTCCAGCATCGGATCCCCCTTCTGCGCATCCCCTACAAAGGGGAACCGCGCACGGCGGTGGGGTGGCTGTTCTTCGGTCTTTTGGCACTTCTGGAGCGTGCGGGGCTGTTCCCGGGCATTCCCGCCTCCCACTGGGGCGAGACCCTGGACCTGCTGCACACACAGACGCAGGCTCTCGCCTGTGCTACCCCGGCATCCCAGAACAGGGCCAAAATCCTGGCGGCCAGCCTCTACGGGAAAGTGCCGTTGGTCTGGGGAGGAGGGTTCCTGAAGGGAGTTGCCCACCGCTGGAAGACCCAGGTCAACGAGAACGCCAAACTGCCCGCTTTCGCGGAAACCATTCCCGAGATCTTCCACAACGCGGTGGAGGGAATGGCAGGCGGGCTGGAGCACTGGGGAGTGCTGGTGCTGGCGTCGGTCTTGTTGGACCCCGAGCATCAGCGCCGCGTGGAGGCGTTGGTGGACCTGTTAACAAGGCGGGGGATATGGTGCCAACGGATAGAGGGGCAGGGGGAAAGCATGCTCACGCAAGTGGCCGGTTTGCTGTTCCTGGGGGATTGGACGAGTTATTACCTCGCCCTCCTTTACGGACGAGACCCGGCACCCGTGCCCACCATCACCGCTTTGCGCCAACAGCTAGGGGTCTAGTGCCCGGTTACACGGTGGGCACAGCCAGGCACAGGCTCCATCCTATTGAGGCTCCGCTTTATTCCCCGAACCCCCGGGTTTCTGAGGGTTGCGCTTGAGAAAGCCTGGGACGAGGATCGGCCCTGTTGTCCTTTCCTCCCGAAAAGCATCGGTGATGGGATGAGACCGAAAGCCTTACGCAGCAGATTTGGCTGCTTTTCCACTCTTGGGGGGCTAGCCTGTCCCTTCCAGTTTGCCGGGGTTGAGGATGCCCTGGGGATCCAATGCCTTTTTGATGTGGCGGAACACCTGCTGCCCCTGACCCCACTCCCGTGGGAGCAGATGGGCCAACTTGATGCCGACGCCATGGCAATATTCCATAGTCCCCCCCAAGTCTTGCGCCAGAGCCAGGAGGGTGTCCACTAGGGAGGCGATTGTAGTCGGCTCGGCTTGCGGGTGGGCATCGGCACTGAACAGGACGGAGAAAAACTCGGGTCGCCCCCAAAGGGACCACTCCCGCACCACTACCGGGTAGCGCTGCAGGATGGCCTGGGCCTGACGACGGTATTCGGGGACACGCCCCGCCGGGATGGCCGTGTGCAGGTAGTCCATACGCCAGGGGCGAGGGCGGCGTTGGGAGGGGGGACGGGCCAGCACCTCTTGGCGGTAGCGCTCGGCGGAGCGGTGGCGTTGGGCCCAAAAGGTTTGGGCACGGGCACGGCCTAAGTCTTGCCCTCCTGCGGCGGTGCAAATGCGTCGTGCCCGCTGGCTTGCCCCCCGGGCCTCCTCCAGGCACCCCTCAAAGCCCAGGTACAGGAGCACCTCCGAGTGCCCCTCGTTCCAGCACTCCTGGGAGAAGTCCAGCACCGAGGGACGCAGGCCCAGGTGGAACATCTCCATCACCGCGCTATATCCCGCCTCGAAGGAGGGGAATCCCCACGCCATCAGGATGCGCTTTTCGGGGGTAGGGAAAACTTCAATGGTTGCTTGCGTGATGACCCCCAGTGTGCCTTCGGTGCCGATGAACAGGGCGTTGAAGTCCAAAGCGAGGTGTTTGGGGATAGGGCGGGTCTCCAAGACCTCCCCTGTAGCGAGGACGACTTGCAAGGCTCGCACCTGGGCGCCCATGGGGCCATAGCGCCCGGCCAGGTAGCCCACCCCATTAGTGGCGATGGCCCCACCCAGGGTGGCGATGGGCTGGCTCCAGGGGTCGTGGCCCAGGAACAGCCCATACGGTGTGAGGGCTGTGTCCAAATCGCCTAAAAGGATGCCCGCCTCGGCGCGCACCAGGTGGCTCTCCTTGTCCACCTCCAGGATGCGGGCCATGCCCTTCATATCCAAGGCGATGCCCCCCTGCACTGGCACCACTCCGCCCATGACACCCGTTCCACCTCCGAAGGGCACCACCGGCACATCCCGCTGGCTGGCCCATGCCAGGAGGATGCGCACCTGCTCCACCGTGGTGGGGCGCACCACCACTTGGGGGCGCCGCTCTAGGAGCGGGGCGGCGTGGAAGGCACGCCACGCCCCCAAGGCGTCCCCACTGTGGGCAAGGATATCCTCCCCGTCGGTGGAGACGCATGACGCCCCCAGCAAGGCGGTCAGGTCCCGTGCCAAAGAGTCGCGGACGGACATAGGACACCTCAGGCGCAAGGGGTGCTACTGAACGGGACGCCAGCGGGTGCCCTGGGGAGTATCCTCCAGGACGATACCCAAGTCCAGGAGGCGAGAGCGAATACGGTCAGCCAGAGCATACTGGCGTGTTTTGCGAAGTTCGCCGCGCACCTCTACCAGCAGGTCAATAAAGGGGCGGGCGGTCAGATCGGTTTTGACGGGCTCCCGCAGGGTCAGGCCCAGGGTGCCAGCCAACTGGCGCAAGGTCTCTATGCCGTGCACTACCGAGGCCCCCCCTTCGCGGGCGCGGTTGAGTTCCCGCGCCAGGTCGAACAGGACGGCCAAGGCTTGGGGGGTATTCAGGTCGTCATCCATGGCCTGGGTGAAGCGCTGGACAAAGGGAGTGGGGTCAAAGGGGGGGCCATCGGCGGGGCCAGGGCCTTCCCGTAGGGCAGCCCGCAGGCGCTCCACGGCGCGCTCGGAGGAGGCCACACCCTCCTCGCTCCAGGTGAGCGGGGAGCGGTAGTGGGAGGAGAGGAAGAACATCCGCAAAGCATCGGGGGAGAAGCGCGCCAACGCTTCTTTGATGGTTACCAAGTTGCCCAACGATTTGCTCATTTTGTCCAGGCCCAGGCGTAACAGGCCGTTGTGCACCCACCAGCGCACAAAGGGCTCCTTCCCCGTGTAGGCCTCCGACTGGGCGATCTCGTTTTCGTGGTGGGGGAAGATCAGGTCTTGCCCACCCCCGTGGATGTCCAGGGTCTCCCCTAGGTAGCGCAAGGACATAGCGGAGCATTCGATATGCCAGCCCGGGCGTCCCTTGCCCCAAGGGCTATCCCACCAGGGCTCCCCGGGTTTAGCGGCTTTCCACAGGGCGAAGTCCATAGGGTGTTCCTTGCCCGCTTCAGGCTCCACCCGTGCCCCTGCCATCATCCCCTCTAGGGTGCGGTGGCTCAGTTTACCGTAGTTCTTGGCCGTCAACACTCGGAAATACACATCCCCTTGCGACTCGTAGGCGTGCCCCTTCTGTATGAGGCGCTGAATCATTTCAATCATCAGGCCGATGCTTTCTGTGGCGCGGGGGTATATGTGCGCCCGTTGGACATTTAGGGCGTCCATATCCTCAAAGTACTCGGCGATGTAGCGGTCGGCCAGTTCCTGTGTGGTCAGGCCCTCCCGCTGGGCCCGCTGGATGATTTTGTCATCTATATCGGTGAAGTTTTGGACATGGCGGACCTTCCAGCCCCGGGCCTCCAGCCAGCGGCGGAGCACATCAAAGTAGACATAAGACATCGCGTGGCCCACATGGGACGGGCTATAGGGGGTGATGCCACACACGTACATCTTGACTTCCCCTTCCAGGGGGGCGAAGTCGCGTTTTTGGGCGGTTAGGGTATCGTAGAGCCTCATACCTGCTCCTCTAGCAGGGCTACAGCATAGGCAGCGATGGCCTCCTGCTGGCCGAGGGGACCAAGCCCTTCAGCGGTCTTGGCTTTGATGCTCACGTGCTGGACGGGCACACCTAAGGAGTGTGCCAACTTCTGGCGCATGGCGTCAAGGAAGGGGCGCAGGTGGGGGCGTTCGGCGATAAGGGTGCAGTCCAGGTTGCCCAGCCGATAGCCCTGGCGGTGGAGCATCTGCATCACCTGGGCCAGAAGCCCCAGGCTGTGGGCATCTTTGTAGCGCGGGTCGGTGGGGGGGAAGTGGGTGCCAATATCGCCCAGGGCGGCGGCCCCCAGGAGGGCGTCGATGATAGCGTGGGTAAGGGCGTCCCCGTCGCTGTGGCCCAGGAGCCCCCTGGGGAAAGGGATTTCCACACCACCCAGCACCAGCCGCCTCCCCTCCACCAGGCGGTGGATGTCCCAGCCGAAGCCGATACGCGTCCTCATCCCGAGGGCTCCTGCGCCGAGGCTTTGCGGGCACGCAGGACGGCCTCAGCCAAGGGAATGTCCTCCACGGTGGTTACCTTGAGGTTCCCATAGTCCCCCAGGACAACCTTGACGGGCACACCCATCTTTTCCACCATCGTGGCGTCGTCGGTAACCGTCTCGTGCACCTGTTGGTGCGCCTTCTCCAAGAGGGCGCGGCGGAACACCTGGGGCGTCTGCACCATCCACAAGCGCTCCCGCGGGAGGGTCTCCACCACCCACAGGTCGGCGTTGACCATTTTGACGGTGTCCTTGGCAGGGACGGCCGCGATGGCGGCACCGGTGGTGGTGGCGGCACCCAGTGCCCTCTCCACGAGGTCGGGTGTCAGGCAAGGGCGGGCGGCATCGTGGACGACGATCCATTGGCACCGGGTGGGGAGGGCCTGTAAACCGTGGCGCACCGAGTCCTGCCGCCGGGCACCCCCCATACAGACCCCCTGCACTTTTGCCCATCGCCCACTGCGGAGCAAGGCGGTTCCCTGCGCCAAGTTATCGGCGCTGAGGACTACCACCACCGTGTCCACGGAGGGGGCGCTCTGCAAGGCGTCTAACACCCAGGCCAAGGCGGGTTGTCCGCCGAGGGGGACGAAGACCTTGTCTACCCCGCCCATGCGCTGGCTCTGACCTGCGCCCACCACAATAGCCCCTACAGCCTCACCCTGAAACATCTGCTCCCCTGCTCTGGGCTTCCCGGGGCTGTGCAAACAGAATACGCCCCGAGGCCGTCTGATGGGTGCGCATCACCACCACATCCACAAACTGGTTGATGTAGCGTTGGCCCCCTTCAACAACCACCATTGTGCCGTCGTCCAAAAAACCTACCCCTTGCCCTGGCTCCCGGCCCTCCTGGATAAGGCGCACCTGGAGCACCTCCCCAGGCAGAATCGGGGGGTGTAAGGCGGCGGCCAGGTCGTTGATGTTGATAACGCTCAGCCCCTGCCCCTGAGCTAAACGGGCCAGGGTGCTGTCGGCGGTAAAAACCGTTGCCTTCAGGCGCTGGGCCAAGGCGAGAAAGCGGGCCTCACTGCGCTGGTCGGCAGGCCTGTTGGCGTCCACAACGGTCAAGGCGATGCGACGCTCACGGCGCAGGCGCGCCCACACCTCCAAGCCCCGACGCCCTCGTGTCCGGTGCACTGCGTCGTTTGAGGCGGCGGTGCGCCGCAACTCGTCCAGCACAAAACGGGGCACCGCCAGCGTCTCCTGGAGCACACCCGTTCCCACCAAAGAGGCGATGCGCCCGTCTATCAGGGCGCTGGCATCCAGGAGCACCACTCGTGGCGGTGTGCGCGACGCTTGGGCGAGGCGTTCCAACCGGGGGAAGGCTTCCAGGAGAGCCTTCTGCCGCGCCAGGGCGACCCAGGCTCCCGCTACCCCTAAGAGGAGAGTGATGGCTAGGGGCAAGTACACCCCCAAAGCCCCAGGCAGGCGTGCCAGGGCAGGGGTTGCCAGGGCACCCATAGCGAGGCCGAGGATACTTCCCAACAGACTCAGGAAAAGGGAAAGGGGTGGGGCGTGTATCAGCCAACGGATGCCCCGCAGGAGGATTCCCAGACCTATCCCAGCCCCCGCACCCCACACCAGGGGGGTAAGTCCCGACCACCACCCCACCACTAGGATACCAACGCCCGCCAGGAGCACCATACCCAGCCCTGTCCACCGCAGGGGACGCCTCCAGCGGACGGGCAGCTTCGGGCGGGGAGGGGCCAGTGCAGGGGTGCTCACATCCGTACCCTCAATCAGGGTGCGCTGTGGGACGGGAACAGTGCATCGGGGATTTGAGGCACCACTGGGAGGTGGTGGGGCATGAAGGACACCCCCATT
The sequence above is drawn from the Dehalococcoidia bacterium genome and encodes:
- a CDS encoding crossover junction endodeoxyribonuclease RuvC: MRVLGIDPGTLRLGYALVEAQGDTVRLETCGILTAPRRAPLPRRLSALYRALVETTERLSPHVVAIEEPFVPRREQAVAVRTAIAVGQAQGIAFLAADGLPLATYAPAVVKQVVAGHGRASKGEVAEAVRVVLGLSASPASLDSVDAIAIALCHCILVQGRERLGVAP
- the pyrF gene encoding orotidine-5'-phosphate decarboxylase, which codes for MATTPQSFFARLESCAQAHRSLLCIGLDPDPASLPIPDLTAFLTGVIEATQDLVAAYKPNLAFYEGLGAEGWKALEAVRRAIPPSIPVIADAKRGDIASSARWYARALFDVWGFDAVTVNPYLGQDSVEPFLTYADRGVYLLCRTSNPGARDLQDLVFTSPYGGESLPLYQWVALCAQAWNTYGNVGLVMGATYPEEMAQVRALCPTLPLLVPGVGTQGGQVEQVVQKGLAIHGLGMIINVSRAVLYPGGSGSSWQERVRQAAQAWRERITSALEKAGRGWGDAPSP
- a CDS encoding flagellar accessory protein FlaH, whose protein sequence is MAPTALKGQRIISTGNPEIDKKLGGGIPTGSLVLVEGQSDSGKSVLIQQMLWGSLKGGFTVTLLTTENTVKSLVRQMQSLNQDVTDYLLLGKLKVYPIKAMQGKIRWERTLQDLLTALRAQRKRDLVAIDSITSFVVHSAPEEVIAFFEECKSICNDGTSIVVAAHSHAFSESLLVRISSLCDAHLHLGIENLGERVVRVLVASKVRGAEQTTGNIISFDVEPGWGMRIIPFTKAKA
- a CDS encoding cyclic nucleotide-binding domain-containing protein translates to MHKARPAPPATDGFLQHSPSQSYEEHRWRVLRTNRLLRSISSKELEHLLARAHWLRCPMETVVVQQGSPVDAVLFLTEGRAAAVMEVPVPGSRDFWAFVHFLGPGADIGLLSLVDGAPHPATVTALGDVQAVAIPVDVLQHYLRSHPARYRALAQVAVENLRTYQKAFPHGWTRLEPGHVLC
- a CDS encoding flagellin gives rise to the protein MDKAISTVLLIIAGVIATLVVMRSVYPAVVRGGNAIINVAQQMNERIETHISIVFATGELDSGGTWQDTDGDGLFDVTLWVKNVGSSRILGITDVDVFYGRPGSFLRVPYVGDAGGAFPSWSYTLENDTEWKSMATLKISIHFAEPQPSGTYLVKVITPTGAHAEQWFSY
- a CDS encoding YebC/PmpR family DNA-binding transcriptional regulator → MAGHSKWAQIKHQKMAADARRGQLFTKLAREITIAARQGGGDVQTNPRLRLAVERAREANMPMENIQRAIRRGTGQGEEQTRLEEVVYEGYGPGGIAILVQAVTENRNRTVSEIRSVLERGGGKMGGVGSVSWLFEQKGVLTLEEPNPRRAESIALEAIDLGAEDFVLDGSFLEVRCPPERFEALRKALEEKGITFASAELALVPKTTVPLDPATSEQVVRLLDRLEDLDDVQKVYTNADFPNEVLEGYRAA
- a CDS encoding DMT family transporter — its product is MLLGDAAGLGSAFCWAWGGVIGRLLARRLGVVATTGFRSTLAAILAFGVAFGLGRGEALLHLPLVPLAVLLGSTLVMLMGETSFLTGLKVDYASRVFAVASSGYIFISLLLSAFLTPERLHWATAIGGVLVAGGIGLLFSPGEFRSFLRGMHLGGLGYGLGAALFWAIGSLGANWAVDWVDVFLAHALRMALIGLLLVPFSVRQQGSFSRLLADRVSLGLLGAGAVAAYGSGLLFLVALRYTSLGNAVVLSSVAPIFVVPIARWVGRERVTWRLVVGVVTTVVGVWVALVPAL
- a CDS encoding zinc-ribbon domain containing protein, which translates into the protein MPFADKTLTCRDCGNQFVFTAGEQQFYQAHGLLHEPARCPPCRAARRQSRATSGNSVEGNPVPRRTFPAICAQCGQETQVPFQPRQGRPVYCSSCFANLRGTR
- a CDS encoding DUF951 domain-containing protein → MRPPLDIRVGDVLVLRKPHPCGGSAWEVYRVGADIGLRCQTCGRRVVLPRFRVEGRVKHLLRPAPGKPVPTPREGEKGGS